The following proteins are co-located in the Takifugu flavidus isolate HTHZ2018 chromosome 16, ASM371156v2, whole genome shotgun sequence genome:
- the cdkl1 gene encoding cyclin-dependent kinase-like 1: MEKYEKIGKIGEGSYGVVFKCRNRDTGQIVAIKKFVESEDDPIIKKIALREIRMLKQLKHANLVNLIEVFRRKRKLHLVFEYCDHTVLNELDRHPRGVPEPLVRSITWQTLQAVNFCHKQSCIHRDVKPENILITKQQVIKLCDFGFARILTGPSDYYTDYVATRWYRAPELLVGDTQYGPPVDVWAIGCVFAELLSGIPLWPGKSDMDQLYLIRKTLGDLIPRHQQVFSNNQFFCGVSIPEPQEMDPLEQKYPNVSVQALSLMKGCLRMDPSERLTCEQLLLHPYFDSLREKSESSSREQDRSRRTRFPRKHHPPGYLPQLTSSSIFPAVDNKRYYNLRKFNYHLPNI; this comes from the exons ATGGAGAAGTACGAGAAGATTGGGAAGATCGGCGAGGGCTCCTACGGTGTTGTGTTCAAGTGCAGGAACAGAGACACGGGCCAGATCGTCGCCATCAAGAAGTTCGTGGAGTCCGAAGACGATCCCATCATCAAAAAGATCGCGCTGAGGGAGATCCGGATGCTGAAG CAACTGAAACACGCCAACCTGGTGAATCTGATCGAGGTGTTCCGCCGCAAACGGAAGCTTCACCTGGTGTTCGAGTACTGCGACCACACGGTCCTCAACGAGCTGGACCGCCATCCCAGAGG GGTTCCAGAGCCGCTGGTCAGGAGTATAACCTGGCAGACTCTTCAAGCTGTCAACTTCTGTCACAAACAGAGT TGCATCCATCGAGACGTCAAACCTGAAAACATTCTCATCACCAAACAGCAGGTCATCAAACTCTGCGACTTCGGCTTTGCCAGGATTCTCA CTGGACCATCTGACTATTACACGGACTATGTGGCGACCCGCTGGTATCGGGCCCCcgagctgctggtgggggacACTCAGTACGGTCCTCCGGTGGACGTGTGGGCCATCGGCTGTGTGTTCgcagagctgctgtcagggaTCCCGCTGTGGCCCGGGAAGTCGGACATGGACCAGCTGTACCTGATCAGAAAGACTCTGG GAGATCTGATCCCTCGGCATCAGCAGGTCTTCAGCAACAACCAGTTCTTCTGTGGCGTCTCAATCCCAGAACCACAGGAGATG gaCCCTCTGGAGCAGAAATATCCAAATGTCTCAGTCCAGGCTCTGAGTCTCATGAAG GGTTGTCTGAGGATGGACCCGTCAGAGCGGCTGACCTGCGAGCAGCTGTTGCTGCACCCGTACTTCGACAGCCTGAGGGAAAAGAGCGAGAGCAGCTCTCGGGAGCAGGACCGCAGCAGGAGGACGCGCTTCCCTCGGAAACACCATCCTCCCGGG TATCTCCCCCAgctgaccagcagcagcatcttcccCGCTGTGGacaacaagaggtactacaacCTGCGGAAGTTCAACTACCACCTCCCCAACATCTAA